In one Steroidobacteraceae bacterium genomic region, the following are encoded:
- a CDS encoding FAD-binding oxidoreductase, with the protein MSEPPADALSALRDIVGGESLLTCAADVAPYCVDQHGRVHGKALAVALPSSTAQVSALLRHCHANRVAVVPQGGNTGYCAGATPDASGHQLVIALARLNAVREIDAANFTVTVEAGCVLERLHELCAAAGRFFPLSLGSSGSCQIGGNLATNAGGLNVLRYGVARDLALGLEVVLADGTIVSDLRGLRKNNAGYDLRNLFIGAEGTLGIITAATLKLFPVPAQQISALVAVRDVAAAVELLAQLRVASGDDINGFELLPGRAIDMVRQHLPGPWPSFEAGEQWFVLVELSSTRQGTDLKEVLTGGLEPALEAGIATDAIVAQSESQRQALWRLRESIPAAQRRAGYSLRHDISVPISRLAQFVESATDDVRHAAPGLELVCYGHVGDGNLHFNLLAKDADIAQPEAATLTRLIHDRVAALGGSFSAEHGIGQTKLEELLRYAAPTRIRLMREIKVMLDPRGIMNPGKVLQAPAANPP; encoded by the coding sequence ATGAGCGAGCCGCCGGCCGATGCACTTTCGGCGCTACGTGACATCGTCGGAGGCGAATCGCTGCTGACCTGCGCTGCGGACGTTGCGCCGTACTGCGTCGATCAGCACGGCAGGGTCCACGGCAAGGCGCTGGCCGTCGCGCTGCCGTCGAGCACTGCGCAGGTTTCGGCCCTGCTCCGCCATTGCCATGCCAATCGTGTCGCCGTCGTGCCGCAAGGCGGCAATACGGGATACTGCGCGGGTGCGACTCCTGATGCGAGCGGTCACCAGCTGGTCATCGCGCTTGCGCGGCTCAATGCGGTGCGCGAGATCGATGCTGCCAATTTCACAGTGACCGTCGAGGCTGGCTGCGTGCTAGAGCGCCTGCACGAGCTCTGCGCTGCGGCCGGCAGGTTCTTCCCCCTGTCACTTGGCTCATCGGGCAGCTGCCAGATCGGCGGAAACCTGGCGACGAATGCGGGCGGGCTCAACGTGCTGAGATATGGCGTGGCACGTGACCTGGCGCTAGGCCTCGAAGTCGTACTTGCCGATGGCACGATCGTGAGTGATCTGCGCGGTCTACGCAAGAACAACGCCGGATACGATCTGCGCAATCTCTTCATCGGCGCAGAAGGCACGTTGGGAATAATCACTGCAGCGACGCTCAAGCTGTTCCCTGTCCCGGCACAGCAGATCAGCGCGCTCGTCGCAGTCCGCGACGTCGCCGCAGCCGTCGAGCTGCTTGCGCAATTGCGGGTCGCGAGCGGCGATGACATCAACGGCTTCGAGCTCCTGCCAGGGCGGGCAATCGATATGGTTCGACAGCACTTGCCGGGTCCCTGGCCATCCTTCGAAGCAGGTGAGCAGTGGTTCGTGCTCGTCGAGTTGAGTTCCACGCGCCAGGGAACCGATCTGAAGGAAGTGCTGACAGGCGGACTCGAGCCGGCGCTCGAGGCCGGCATCGCAACGGACGCAATCGTGGCGCAGTCGGAGTCGCAAAGGCAGGCACTGTGGCGCTTGCGCGAGTCGATTCCGGCCGCACAGCGGCGCGCAGGATACAGCCTGCGACATGACATTTCCGTGCCCATCTCGCGCCTCGCGCAATTCGTCGAGTCCGCGACCGACGACGTCCGCCATGCAGCACCTGGCCTCGAGCTGGTCTGCTATGGTCACGTCGGCGATGGCAACCTGCACTTCAATCTGCTGGCGAAGGACGCGGACATCGCGCAACCTGAGGCCGCGACTCTGACGCGACTCATCCACGATCGCGTCGCCGCACTCGGCGGCAGTTTCAGTGCGGAACATGGCATCGGCCAAACCAAGCTGGAGGAGCTGCTTCGTTATGCGGCGCCGACTCGAATTCGCCTGATGCGAGAGATCAAGGTCATGCTCGACCCACGGGGCATCATGAATCCGGGCAAGGTCCTGCAAGCGCCAGCGGCGAATCCTCCGTGA
- a CDS encoding MFS transporter, whose product MKERSVTSQDAGWPSAGRAWYMITVLLLAYIVSFIDRVIIALLVGPIRADLGISDTQMSVLYGLVFAVFYTGIGIPIAWAIDRYNRRNIVVTGIALWSLMTTICGIARNFVELALARIGVAIGEACLSPAAYSMAGDSFPERKLGRALSVFVVGLPMGVGLALIIGGMVIKAVSASPSYDLPLLGEIRAWQLTFFAVGIPGILLSLWALTISEPPRRSSPAADAGEEAAGSILAACLYMLRRWRLYASFILGFSVLGMVLNVIQIWGVQYFMRVIGLTAPQAGLRVGAAIAVFGTVGILAGGYLTDRWRAAGQRDAAVRTGLCAAIGVLPFAAICTTLGSDLGSTLALAPISFFSAFAFGAGATGIVVITPAHMRAQASAVYLLFVNLIGIGLAPVLTASITDYWYRSDLAVGKATAIVTVSAAAVAAILLGLARKPFRAALAWE is encoded by the coding sequence GTGAAAGAACGATCTGTCACCAGCCAAGATGCCGGCTGGCCAAGCGCGGGGCGCGCATGGTACATGATCACCGTATTGTTGCTGGCGTACATAGTTTCGTTCATCGACCGCGTGATCATCGCCTTGCTCGTGGGGCCAATCAGGGCTGACCTCGGCATCAGCGACACGCAGATGAGCGTGCTATACGGGCTCGTATTCGCCGTTTTTTACACGGGCATCGGCATTCCTATTGCCTGGGCAATCGATCGCTACAATCGACGCAACATCGTTGTCACCGGTATCGCCTTGTGGAGCCTGATGACGACAATCTGCGGCATCGCCCGTAACTTCGTCGAACTCGCGCTGGCACGGATCGGTGTGGCTATCGGTGAGGCCTGTCTTTCGCCGGCTGCCTATTCGATGGCGGGTGACAGTTTCCCGGAGCGCAAGCTCGGACGGGCCCTGTCCGTCTTCGTCGTCGGACTGCCGATGGGTGTGGGGCTCGCGCTGATCATCGGCGGCATGGTCATAAAAGCCGTCTCCGCCTCACCCAGCTACGACCTACCGTTGCTCGGCGAAATCCGCGCCTGGCAACTGACCTTCTTTGCGGTCGGAATCCCGGGCATCCTGTTGTCGCTGTGGGCCCTGACCATCAGCGAGCCCCCGCGACGCTCATCGCCCGCAGCCGATGCCGGCGAGGAAGCGGCCGGTTCCATCCTGGCCGCCTGCCTCTACATGTTGCGACGCTGGCGCTTGTACGCAAGCTTCATCCTTGGCTTTTCCGTGCTCGGCATGGTGCTCAACGTCATACAGATCTGGGGCGTGCAGTACTTCATGCGTGTCATCGGACTGACGGCGCCGCAGGCTGGACTGCGAGTCGGCGCTGCAATCGCCGTCTTTGGTACCGTCGGAATTCTGGCCGGCGGCTATCTGACCGATCGCTGGCGAGCAGCGGGCCAGCGTGATGCTGCCGTGCGCACAGGACTCTGCGCGGCCATTGGAGTTCTCCCATTCGCTGCGATCTGTACGACACTCGGCTCCGATCTCGGCTCGACGCTTGCCCTCGCCCCCATCAGTTTCTTCAGCGCGTTCGCCTTCGGCGCCGGCGCCACGGGCATAGTGGTCATAACACCGGCACACATGCGCGCCCAGGCGTCGGCCGTCTATCTGCTGTTCGTGAATCTCATCGGTATCGGTCTTGCCCCGGTATTGACAGCGTCGATCACCGACTACTGGTACAGGAGCGATCTCGCCGTGGGCAAGGCGACCGCCATCGTAACCGTATCTGCCGCTGCGGTCGCAGCCATACTACTCGGCCTGGCACGCAAGCCATTTAGGGCAGCACTCGCCTGGGAGTAG
- a CDS encoding DUF4112 domain-containing protein → MADSGAQQTSAAAALRHLARYRFLAQLFDAALRVPGTAWRVGIDPLIGLVPVLGDFAGALLASWGIWVAHRLGVPRRAKLRMAANVLIDALGGSVPLVGDLFDAGYKANLRNLAIIERHLRATGDGAR, encoded by the coding sequence ATGGCTGACAGCGGCGCGCAACAAACATCCGCGGCGGCAGCGCTACGCCACCTGGCGCGCTATCGGTTTCTTGCGCAATTATTCGACGCGGCGCTGCGCGTTCCCGGCACGGCCTGGCGCGTTGGCATCGATCCCCTGATCGGTCTCGTACCCGTCCTCGGGGATTTCGCCGGGGCATTGCTTGCCTCATGGGGCATCTGGGTCGCGCATCGCCTCGGCGTTCCGCGTCGCGCCAAGTTGCGCATGGCGGCCAATGTACTGATCGACGCATTGGGCGGCAGCGTGCCGCTGGTTGGCGACCTGTTCGACGCGGGCTACAAGGCCAATCTACGCAACCTGGCCATCATCGAACGGCATCTGCGCGCAACCGGTGACGGTGCTCGCTAA
- a CDS encoding class I adenylate-forming enzyme family protein, whose amino-acid sequence MTGNFRPLLIADGVHASARRTPDKIALECAGRFRSFAALAQRVRVIAAKLASDHGVRRGERVAIFAPNCLEYPEIVCGCADAGAIIATVNPRGNANELRAACDDCGARVLFVHESLLDMAGKANCATVERQIVIGGDYENWSTGSADTVQRPVLEETDPFTLVYSSGTTGAPKGILISHRSRVLTFHGMAMEYGCYGPDDRFLALAPMAHGAGFAFAMGALYFGAYVRIVPRFDPEQLLRELAEGCFTGVFLVPTHFQSIFALPKATLDRYRGTARNLRAIISNAAPLPQAVKQSIVEYFGEGLLHESYGSTEAGIVTNLRPQYQLARRQSVGKPFAATFVRILDEQGADMGSDETGELYSTSPYLFNGYWNQPQATAAAMRGNWLTAGDLARRDADGFIYIVDRKKDMVISGGINIYPREIEEVLLRCDGILEAAVVGTPDPHWGERLVAFVVRYPTARVDEATLAGFCATELSRYKLPREFRFIDALPRNAGGKILKNELRALLA is encoded by the coding sequence GTGACCGGTAATTTCCGACCCCTGCTCATCGCCGACGGCGTGCACGCAAGTGCGCGCCGTACTCCCGACAAGATCGCGCTGGAGTGCGCCGGCCGATTCCGTAGTTTCGCGGCGCTGGCGCAGCGCGTGCGCGTGATCGCGGCGAAGCTTGCGAGCGATCACGGCGTCAGGCGTGGCGAGAGGGTTGCGATTTTTGCGCCGAATTGCCTCGAGTATCCCGAGATCGTCTGCGGTTGTGCGGATGCCGGCGCGATCATTGCCACCGTCAATCCGCGTGGCAACGCCAATGAGCTGCGCGCGGCCTGTGATGATTGCGGTGCAAGGGTTCTTTTCGTGCACGAATCGTTGCTGGATATGGCCGGAAAGGCCAATTGCGCAACTGTAGAGCGACAGATCGTGATCGGCGGCGACTATGAAAATTGGAGTACGGGCTCAGCCGATACCGTACAACGGCCGGTCCTCGAGGAGACCGATCCGTTCACGCTCGTCTATAGCTCGGGAACGACCGGTGCGCCCAAAGGCATCCTGATTTCTCACCGTTCGCGAGTCCTTACCTTCCACGGCATGGCCATGGAGTACGGTTGCTATGGGCCCGATGACCGCTTCCTCGCGCTTGCGCCAATGGCGCACGGCGCCGGTTTCGCCTTCGCGATGGGCGCGCTCTATTTCGGCGCCTACGTTCGCATTGTCCCGCGTTTCGATCCGGAGCAGCTGTTGCGTGAATTGGCCGAAGGCTGCTTCACTGGCGTGTTTCTCGTGCCGACGCATTTTCAGTCCATCTTCGCCCTGCCAAAGGCGACACTGGATCGTTATCGTGGTACGGCAAGAAACCTGCGCGCGATAATCTCCAATGCGGCGCCGCTGCCCCAGGCGGTCAAGCAGTCCATCGTCGAATACTTTGGCGAGGGGCTGTTGCACGAAAGCTATGGATCGACCGAAGCCGGCATCGTCACCAACCTGCGCCCCCAGTACCAGCTGGCGCGGCGTCAATCCGTGGGCAAGCCATTCGCTGCAACCTTCGTGCGTATTCTCGATGAGCAGGGCGCCGATATGGGTAGCGACGAAACCGGCGAGCTTTATTCGACGTCGCCGTACCTTTTCAACGGCTATTGGAATCAGCCACAGGCCACCGCAGCCGCAATGCGTGGCAACTGGCTCACGGCCGGCGATCTGGCGCGCCGCGATGCGGATGGCTTCATCTATATCGTCGATCGCAAGAAGGACATGGTCATCTCCGGAGGCATCAACATCTATCCCCGCGAGATCGAGGAGGTTCTGCTGCGCTGCGATGGCATTCTGGAAGCGGCAGTCGTTGGTACACCCGATCCGCATTGGGGCGAGCGTCTGGTTGCATTCGTCGTACGCTATCCGACGGCCCGGGTCGATGAGGCGACTTTAGCCGGATTCTGCGCGACGGAACTTTCGCGCTATAAATTGCCGCGTGAATTCCGTTTTATCGATGCTCTGCCGCGAAATGCGGGCGGAAAGATCCTCAAGAACGAATTGCGCGCGCTACTCGCCTAG
- the azu gene encoding azurin, whose protein sequence is MFPSQYRLILPFVILLAGCGAKPGSEPAAAAPPAAAAASEQAAPAPAAAEASAAAATQAEPSCDLAISGNDLMQYDKKELVASGDCAEITVTLTHSGKLPKNVMGHNWVLTASADAQAVNNAGMTVGLEGDHVPANDARVIAHTAIVGGGESSTVKFPGSAVQKGGDYTFFCTFPGHFAVMRGTFVVK, encoded by the coding sequence ATGTTCCCTAGCCAGTACCGATTGATCCTTCCGTTTGTCATCTTGTTGGCGGGTTGCGGCGCGAAGCCGGGTTCCGAACCCGCAGCCGCAGCGCCGCCAGCGGCGGCTGCCGCCTCCGAACAGGCTGCACCGGCTCCCGCTGCTGCGGAGGCATCCGCCGCGGCGGCGACACAGGCCGAGCCGAGCTGCGATCTGGCGATCTCGGGGAACGACCTGATGCAGTACGACAAGAAAGAGCTGGTTGCGTCGGGCGATTGCGCCGAAATCACGGTAACGCTCACCCATTCGGGCAAACTTCCCAAGAACGTCATGGGTCACAACTGGGTGTTGACCGCGAGCGCCGACGCGCAGGCTGTCAACAATGCCGGCATGACCGTGGGCCTCGAGGGCGATCATGTGCCTGCCAACGACGCCCGGGTCATTGCGCATACCGCAATCGTTGGCGGCGGAGAGTCGAGCACCGTCAAGTTCCCGGGATCAGCTGTCCAGAAGGGTGGCGACTACACCTTTTTCTGCACCTTCCCGGGACACTTCGCTGTCATGCGCGGCACTTTCGTCGTCAAGTAG
- a CDS encoding cyclopropane-fatty-acyl-phospholipid synthase family protein has protein sequence MNEIAGSGSIIPDHPSVTGRPALLTRITRSIFLRQLELIRDGQIVLCDGSGTMNFGSRTARCALAATIEVRDERAFSEIVLGGSVGAGSAFIQGWWTCRDLTSLFRIFVANRDALNGLESRFSALRRVALGFFHRARRNNQPGARRNIAAHYDIGNDLYELMLDQSMAYSCAIFRSPDATLHQAQIDKFDTICRKLDLRPTDHLLEIGTGWGGLAIHAAQNFGCRVTTTTISRRQHDFARSAIDERGLQDRIELRQDDYRVLSGEYDKLVSVEMIEAVGHDYLDCYLAKCASLLKRNGAMLLQAITIQDQFYAQALRSVDFIQRYIFPGSFIPSIDAISQSLRRVTDFKIFHLEDIGPHYATTLRMWRERFFASIDRVRELGYPETFARMWEYYLCYCEGGFAERQLGDVQMLLTRPDCRREVIAAA, from the coding sequence ATGAACGAAATCGCCGGATCAGGGTCCATCATCCCCGATCACCCGTCAGTGACCGGGCGACCCGCGTTGCTCACGCGGATAACCCGTTCGATATTCCTGCGCCAGCTGGAACTGATCCGCGACGGCCAGATCGTCCTATGTGATGGCAGCGGCACCATGAATTTCGGCAGCCGGACTGCTCGCTGCGCGCTCGCTGCAACAATAGAAGTCCGCGATGAACGCGCCTTCAGCGAAATCGTACTCGGCGGCAGCGTCGGAGCCGGCTCAGCCTTTATTCAGGGTTGGTGGACCTGCCGGGACCTCACCAGCCTGTTTCGGATATTCGTCGCCAACCGCGATGCCCTGAATGGCCTCGAGTCCCGCTTCTCGGCGTTGCGCCGCGTTGCGCTCGGGTTCTTCCACCGGGCGCGGCGCAATAACCAACCCGGCGCCAGGCGCAACATCGCCGCGCACTACGACATTGGCAATGATCTGTACGAACTCATGCTCGATCAGAGCATGGCCTACTCCTGCGCAATTTTCCGATCGCCTGACGCCACGCTCCATCAGGCGCAAATCGACAAGTTCGACACGATCTGCCGCAAGCTCGACCTGCGCCCGACCGATCACCTGCTCGAGATCGGCACTGGCTGGGGCGGTCTTGCGATACACGCCGCGCAGAACTTCGGTTGCCGGGTCACGACGACAACGATATCGCGCCGCCAACACGACTTCGCGCGAAGCGCCATCGATGAGCGCGGCTTGCAGGATCGAATCGAGTTGCGTCAGGATGATTATCGCGTGCTCAGCGGCGAGTACGACAAGCTCGTCTCGGTAGAAATGATTGAGGCTGTGGGCCACGACTATCTCGATTGCTATCTGGCCAAGTGCGCGAGCCTGCTGAAGCGAAACGGTGCAATGTTGCTGCAGGCGATCACCATACAGGACCAGTTCTATGCCCAGGCGCTGCGTTCAGTGGATTTCATCCAGCGCTACATCTTTCCAGGCAGTTTCATTCCATCCATCGATGCGATCAGCCAGTCCCTGCGCCGCGTAACCGATTTCAAGATCTTTCATCTCGAGGACATCGGACCGCACTATGCAACCACTCTGCGCATGTGGCGTGAGCGGTTCTTTGCCAGCATCGATCGGGTTCGCGAGCTCGGCTACCCGGAAACTTTTGCGCGCATGTGGGAGTACTACCTGTGTTATTGCGAGGGCGGCTTTGCCGAGCGCCAGCTGGGTGACGTGCAGATGCTGCTTACCCGGCCCGACTGCCGGCGCGAGGTCATTGCGGCGGCATGA
- a CDS encoding acyl-CoA thioesterase II translates to MQQLVADLLHQLELERLEVNLFRGESRDFGSPQVYGGQVLGQALRAAYATIDDGRIVHSLHAYFLRRGDFNLPIVYSVDRSRDGSSYSSRRVVAIQKGEQIFHLAASFQVPEQGFEHQMPMPQVPGPADLPDLTRLPETIAERLPDKVRNFLQRQRPFEFRMVQPIDLLTGNAAPAHQQVWVRLCDQIEATDEMHRCLLAYIADFGFLNVATLPHGSSYAHGDLFMASLDHAMWFHRKFRVDQWLLYDMDSPSASGGRGLARGSFYAADGALVASTAQEGLIRFIDAKR, encoded by the coding sequence GTGCAACAGCTGGTCGCGGATCTCTTGCACCAGCTCGAGCTCGAGCGGCTCGAGGTCAACCTGTTCCGTGGCGAAAGCCGTGATTTCGGCTCACCTCAGGTTTACGGTGGACAGGTCCTCGGTCAGGCTTTGCGTGCAGCCTATGCGACCATCGACGATGGCCGGATCGTCCATTCCCTGCACGCCTATTTTCTGCGACGGGGCGATTTCAACCTGCCCATTGTCTACAGTGTCGACCGCAGCCGGGATGGCAGCAGTTACAGCTCGCGACGCGTAGTCGCCATACAAAAAGGCGAACAGATCTTTCACCTCGCGGCATCGTTCCAGGTGCCCGAGCAGGGTTTTGAACACCAGATGCCCATGCCGCAGGTGCCCGGGCCGGCAGACCTGCCCGATCTGACCCGCCTGCCCGAGACCATTGCCGAACGCCTGCCGGACAAGGTCCGCAATTTCCTGCAGCGTCAACGGCCATTCGAGTTCCGCATGGTGCAGCCGATTGACCTGCTGACCGGTAACGCAGCGCCAGCGCACCAGCAGGTCTGGGTGCGGCTCTGTGATCAGATCGAGGCAACCGATGAAATGCACCGCTGTCTGCTCGCGTATATCGCGGATTTCGGATTTCTCAATGTTGCGACCTTGCCGCACGGGTCTTCCTATGCGCATGGCGATTTGTTCATGGCGAGCCTCGATCATGCGATGTGGTTTCACCGAAAGTTCCGCGTCGATCAGTGGCTGCTCTATGACATGGACAGCCCCAGTGCGTCCGGTGGCCGGGGCCTGGCACGCGGCAGTTTCTATGCAGCGGACGGCGCACTCGTTGCGAGCACCGCCCAGGAAGGACTGATCCGTTTCATCGACGCGAAGCGTTAG
- a CDS encoding SRPBCC family protein — MIVLKRILVWLAAILVLIALAGLLLPRQVHIERKLASHATPQAVYAIVNSFARYNEYSPWARIDPATRYTFSGPVAGPGARMRWESKHPSMGVGSQVITSSDPPRSVSLDMDFGQKGSARSNWHIEPTSDGCVIIWTFDMDLGMNPIARYMGLTFDRLLGADFEAGLTRLGSIAEADTEAQKTTLVDLPERSVVATSRTSRLADVPNDIAAAFAMLRTELARNGWQAVGHPLAISRRLTPEEWQYEAALEIDAAIAAGARSRFRRSPGVKVLTLPATLAVRATHNGSYEQMQPAYDSADRFIAENGLVVDGDVIEEYLADPASTAVSQLRSHVYVPVTRGREE; from the coding sequence ATGATCGTCCTGAAGCGCATCCTCGTTTGGCTGGCCGCCATCCTCGTGCTGATTGCACTGGCGGGGCTGCTCCTGCCGCGCCAGGTACACATCGAGCGCAAGCTTGCAAGTCACGCGACGCCGCAGGCCGTATATGCGATTGTGAACAGCTTTGCCCGCTACAACGAATACTCTCCATGGGCGCGGATTGACCCTGCGACGCGCTATACGTTCTCCGGCCCTGTGGCAGGACCGGGCGCGCGCATGCGCTGGGAGAGCAAGCACCCGAGCATGGGCGTGGGATCACAGGTCATTACCTCCTCAGACCCGCCGCGAAGCGTTTCTCTCGATATGGATTTTGGTCAAAAGGGAAGCGCGCGCAGTAACTGGCATATCGAACCGACATCGGACGGTTGCGTAATCATCTGGACTTTCGACATGGACCTCGGCATGAATCCGATCGCGCGCTACATGGGCCTTACCTTCGACAGACTCCTGGGTGCCGATTTCGAAGCCGGCCTGACCCGCCTCGGATCGATTGCGGAGGCCGACACCGAAGCGCAGAAGACCACGTTGGTGGACCTGCCCGAGCGCAGCGTCGTTGCAACCTCGCGCACCAGCCGCCTTGCCGATGTGCCGAATGACATCGCCGCAGCCTTCGCGATGCTGCGCACAGAGCTCGCGCGCAATGGCTGGCAGGCAGTGGGCCATCCACTTGCAATCAGCAGGCGTCTCACGCCCGAGGAGTGGCAATACGAGGCGGCACTCGAAATCGATGCGGCCATCGCGGCGGGCGCTCGGAGCCGGTTTCGCCGATCACCCGGCGTGAAAGTACTGACGCTTCCAGCTACGCTTGCCGTGCGCGCGACCCACAACGGTTCCTACGAACAGATGCAGCCGGCTTATGATTCGGCCGACCGATTCATCGCGGAAAATGGCCTGGTGGTCGATGGCGATGTCATCGAAGAGTACCTCGCTGATCCCGCCAGCACCGCCGTAAGCCAATTGCGCTCCCATGTCTACGTTCCGGTTACGCGAGGCCGCGAAGAGTGA
- a CDS encoding amidohydrolase family protein: MKGAIDIVCNLYDPVAVRRKQTGIDDGFKKQIRMDRRIWGGIPVSDYLRKMDRAGIERSLLIAVRAGDLNVSGSFELPYDRVHKVCRKYPDRFSGLAGVDPFRGIAGLRELSHAVQNLGFVGAHLYPHWFGMPPDHARYYPYYARCAELDVPMMMQVGHNLIYSSKRRLPTVARPILLDSVAIDFPELRLIGIHIGVPWTAEMISMCWKHPNVYTAGDAYAPRHWPAEFVHYANSYGVEKVMFGTDWPVIDPERAIREIGELEMKGSARSMLLRENALRVFKLPGYKKLAATARKAATRRN, from the coding sequence ATGAAGGGCGCGATCGATATTGTATGCAATCTCTATGATCCGGTGGCGGTGCGCCGCAAGCAGACCGGAATCGACGACGGTTTCAAGAAGCAGATCCGCATGGACCGGCGCATCTGGGGCGGCATCCCGGTCAGCGACTACCTGCGCAAGATGGACCGGGCCGGGATCGAGCGCTCGTTGCTGATAGCGGTCAGGGCCGGCGACCTCAATGTCAGCGGTTCGTTCGAATTGCCCTACGACCGCGTACACAAGGTTTGCCGCAAGTATCCAGACCGCTTTTCCGGGCTTGCGGGCGTCGACCCTTTTCGCGGCATAGCAGGTTTGCGCGAGTTGAGCCACGCCGTCCAGAACCTTGGCTTTGTCGGTGCGCATCTGTATCCGCACTGGTTTGGCATGCCGCCGGATCATGCGCGCTACTACCCCTACTACGCGCGATGCGCCGAGCTGGATGTGCCGATGATGATGCAGGTTGGCCACAACCTGATCTACTCCAGCAAGCGACGGCTACCCACGGTTGCGCGACCGATACTGCTTGATTCGGTCGCCATCGACTTTCCGGAGCTGCGCTTGATTGGCATTCATATCGGCGTGCCGTGGACGGCCGAAATGATTTCCATGTGCTGGAAACATCCGAACGTGTATACCGCGGGCGACGCCTATGCGCCGAGGCACTGGCCGGCGGAGTTCGTACACTATGCGAACAGCTATGGTGTCGAAAAAGTCATGTTCGGTACCGACTGGCCGGTCATCGATCCGGAACGTGCAATCCGGGAGATCGGCGAACTCGAGATGAAAGGCTCCGCGCGCAGCATGTTGCTGCGCGAAAATGCGTTGCGTGTGTTCAAGCTTCCGGGCTACAAAAAGCTTGCGGCGACGGCACGCAAGGCGGCAACCAGGCGCAACTGA
- a CDS encoding alpha/beta hydrolase, whose translation MRKILLAMSISLLTVACGKNDATAPGTAPGTSGDGRPQLLVTDDGVHIAYHEYGAGDDLVVLIHGWSCDSNYWRAQIDPLREKYHVVALDLAGHGASTRNRNDWSIRAFAGDVSAVAQRVGAKRMVLVGHSMGGPVAVEAAAMLGDRVIGVIGVDTLRNVGLPPPPAEQVAAQLKMLQEDFIGTTRSFVSSQFFTKDADPALAQKIALDMSLAPPEVAIPAIKGLNDWNADGALAAMKQPLALINSDLGGVTDEARLREIHPQTRVVSLKDVGHFLMMEAPDRFNPILLAELSRLFAGQ comes from the coding sequence ATGCGCAAAATACTTCTGGCCATGTCGATTTCGCTATTGACCGTCGCCTGCGGCAAGAACGATGCAACCGCACCAGGCACAGCGCCTGGTACATCCGGCGACGGACGCCCGCAGTTGCTGGTCACCGACGATGGCGTGCACATTGCGTATCACGAATATGGCGCGGGCGATGACCTGGTCGTCCTGATCCACGGATGGTCCTGCGATTCGAATTACTGGCGTGCGCAAATCGATCCCCTTCGCGAGAAGTATCACGTCGTGGCGCTCGATCTTGCGGGCCATGGCGCATCCACCCGCAATCGGAACGACTGGTCGATACGCGCCTTCGCGGGCGATGTCAGTGCCGTCGCACAACGCGTCGGCGCAAAACGCATGGTGCTGGTAGGCCACTCGATGGGTGGCCCGGTCGCTGTCGAAGCGGCCGCGATGCTTGGCGATCGGGTCATCGGCGTCATTGGCGTCGACACGCTGCGCAATGTCGGCCTGCCGCCGCCGCCAGCGGAGCAAGTCGCTGCGCAGCTGAAAATGCTTCAGGAGGACTTCATCGGCACCACGCGCAGTTTTGTCAGCAGCCAGTTCTTCACCAAGGACGCAGACCCGGCGCTTGCGCAGAAGATCGCACTCGACATGTCGCTCGCTCCACCCGAAGTCGCCATTCCCGCCATCAAGGGATTGAATGACTGGAACGCGGACGGCGCACTCGCCGCAATGAAACAGCCACTGGCGCTGATCAATTCGGACCTTGGCGGCGTCACCGACGAGGCAAGGTTGCGCGAAATTCATCCGCAGACGCGTGTTGTCAGCCTGAAAGACGTCGGTCACTTCCTGATGATGGAAGCGCCAGATCGCTTCAATCCGATACTGCTTGCGGAATTGAGTCGCCTGTTTGCAGGGCAGTGA